The Macrobrachium nipponense isolate FS-2020 chromosome 19, ASM1510439v2, whole genome shotgun sequence genome contains a region encoding:
- the LOC135213392 gene encoding threonine aspartase 1-like, which translates to MSGLVAVHVGAGSHSSSLKGEYKTLMKKACNQAMALLRGGGNAVDAVCAATQVLEDSPRTNAGVGSSLTADGRVECDASIMDGRTLRHGAVGAVPGVRNPILLARQILEAQSQPLPGGLVPPSFLAGSGAQVWAASNNVETCEPAELIAERSQRIHEESLRNIQRLEEGGTKRRRYALPEEEEEMQGGLLDTVGAVCVDGAGYVASAVSSGGLLLKHTGRVGQAAVYGCGCWAENNCDGSGVSIGVSTTGCGEHLIRTMFARLCARAAISPSMGRSIVDAVTTHFLESEFLEGVHPRMAGALILRHDPQGSVSDLYWLHTTRTMGVCYMTTNDRKPKAQFSELAEEKIGVAVHLQSKSFGGGIPVTTPIEGMRAGPSHGEASGLLVGEETGKSDSSDEEEEPG; encoded by the exons ATGTCGGGGTTGGTGGCGGTGCATGTAG gTGCTGGGAGTCATTCATCATCCCTCAAAGGAGAATACAAAACCTTAATGAAAAAAGCATGCAATCAG GCCATGGCATTGCTGAGAGGGGGAGGGAACGCTGTGGACGCTGTCTGCGCAGCCACGCAGGTTCTGGAAGACTCGCCTCGCACGAACGCTGGGGTTGGATCGTCCCTCACAGCTGATG GTAGAGTCGAATGTGATGCGAGTATCATGGATGGCCGAACTCTACGCCACGGTGCAGTCGGTGCTGTACCGGGAGTGAGGAATCCCATTCTCTTGGCTCGACAGATCCTAGAAGCACAGTCACAACCATTGCCAGGTGGCCTAGTACCTCCAAG ctttttaGCTGGCTCAGGGGCTCAGGTTTGGGCAGCATCCAACAATGTGGAAACATGTGAACCTGCAGAATTGATTGCTG AGAGGTCGCAAAGGATACACGAAGAGAGCCTAAGAAACATCCAGCGGCTAGAAGAGGGGGGGACTAAAAGAAGACGGTATGCTttacctgaagaggaagaggaaatgcAG GGAGGACTCTTAGATACAGTTGGTGCAGTATGTGTCGATGGTGCTGGGTATGTTGCTAGTGCTGTGTCCAGCGGTGGTCTCCTTCTCAAACACACGGGCCGAGTTGGACAGGCAGCAGTATATGGTTGTGGATGCTGGGCAGAAAATAACTGTGATG GCAGCGGTGTAAGCATAGGTGTCAGTACGACCGGGTGCGGGGAGCACCTGATCCGCACAATGTTCGCAAGGTTATGCGCTCGAGCTGCCATATCACCGTCGATGGGAAGAAGCATTGTAGATGCAGTTACTACACACTTTCTTG AGTCTGAATTCTTAGAAGGAGTTCATCCGAGGATGGCAGGTGCTTTGATACTGCGGCACGACCCACAAGGATCGGTGAGCGATCTTTACTGGCTCCACACAACCCGCACCATGGGTGTTTGTTACATGACAACGAATGACCGCAAACCTAAG GCGCAGTTTTCTGAATTAGCGGAAGAAAAAATTGGTGTTGCAGTTCATCTCCAAAGTAAGTCTTTTGGCGGCGGAATACCCGTCACTACCCCGATTGAGGGAATGCGAGCGGGCCCATCCCACGGGGAGGCCTCTGGCCTCTTGGTGGGGGAGGAGACGGGAAAGAGCGACTCCAGTGACGAGGAAGAAGAACCAGGATAA
- the LOC135213382 gene encoding protein O-linked-mannose beta-1,2-N-acetylglucosaminyltransferase 1-like produces the protein MKVLLELAIVFVHTSTWTQATNIHPINAEIRDTPALPVPSLRSQLRWAATPPKGHIFLASDTEICPNSLANIDPKFEEKELNKTVKAIFEGSPPEDTISIITVVGRIVANAFVQGVPLALSNKDIRRAAIGVISAVVVHQSSGKILRHYRHPSYSPSGLLKAFIQSLQPGRILVIAGPARYLDEDLKKYLTDLGVDIPEAGFHPKEVRQTSTRRAPVMMITWVGAVGGSTFGSTSRIMEPEAKQGLFQEFYVPKIEDVSWCGTEGLAVPRWSTKSEWNARRELCQKYDGYGSFCSCPPVPPEPVPRINERIPLASEFLVVVMASRPTALHRLLVSLAEAGTNRSNILVFTSEVSEPELGLVCQAHGVFHEWTGRASDCNGLHRARLYESGLRAAHILRPQAQFFLVLEDDMLVEPDVFGWLTKARQNLEGDDRFICINTISLNDDAGNNNSSNSGSNSNDANNSKGDSSSSSSISVDKGEKFMPGWAASRRVLEAMLRFWPLAKRDLQWTSLLDYWAGDTPCLPPPRSYVRHAAAGILTLGADLSPVFPEEASRSEHMLRPFVIRTMK, from the exons ATGAAAGTGTTACTGGAGTTAGCCATTGTTTTTGTACACACGTCAACATGGACTCAGGCGACCAATATTCACCCAATCAACGCTGAGATACGGGACACACCGGCCTTGCCTGTTCCTTCGCTCAG atcACAGTTACGATGGGCAGCAACGCCTCCCAAAGGTCATATTTTCTTAGCGTCGGATACAGAGATCTGTCCGAACTCTTTAGCGAACATCGATCCGAAGTTTGAGGAAAAGG AATTAAACAAGACCGTGAAGGCCATTTTCGAAGGCTCTCCTCCGGAGGACACCATATCCATCATCACCGTCGTGGGGCGAATTGTCGCTAACGCTTTCGTTCAGGGGGTGCCG CTGGCATTAAGCAACAAGGACATCAGACGGGCAGCCATAGGCGTGATATCAGCTGTGGTGGTCCACCAGTCCTCAGGTAAAATCCTACGCCATTACAGACACCCTTCCTACAGTCCTTCCGGACTCCTAAAGGCTTTTATCCAGTCCTTGCAACCTGGAAGGATTCTAGTCATCGCCGGACCG GCCCGCTACCTCGACGAGGACCTCAAAAAGTACTTGACTGACCTCGGAGTCGACATACCTGAGGCAGGTTTCCACCCCAAAGAGGTGAGACAGACCAGTACCAGGAGAGCTCCTGTCATGATGATCACGTGGGTTGGGGCTGTGGGCGGAAGTACCTTCGGCTCCACCAGTCGAATTATGGAACCGGAAGCGAAGCAGGGTCTCTTCCAGGAGTTCTACGTCCCCAAGATTGAGG ATGTTAGCTGGTGTGGAACTGAGGGCCTAGCGGTTCCACGCTGGTCCACGAAGAGCGAATGGAATGCCAGGAGGGAACTTTGTCAGAAATACGACGGATATGGCAGCTTCTGTTCCTGTCCTCCTGTTCCGCCGGAACCTGTC ccAAGAATCAACGAGAGAATTCCTCTGGCATCTGAATTTCTTGTGGTGGTGATGGCCAGTAGGCCTACTGCTCTACACAG GCTGTTGGTGAGCTTGGCAGAAGCTGGCACAAACCGGAGCAACATCCTGGTGTTCACCAGCGAGGTCTCCGAGCCGGAGCTAGGTCTA GTATGCCAGGCCCACGGAGTCTTCCACGAGTGGACTGGGAGGGCGTCGGACTGCAACGGACTCCACAGGGCACGCCTTTACGAGTCCGGCCTTAGGGCGGCCCACATCCTGCGTCCACAGGCCCAGTTCTTCCTCGTACTCGAAGACGACATGCTGGTGGAGCCTGACGTCTTCGG ATGGCTGACGAAAGCGCGCCAAAATCTCGAAGGCGACGATCGGTTCATATGCATCAACACGATCTCCCTGAACGACGATGCAGGGAACAATAACAGCAGTAACAGCGGCAGTAACAGTAACGACGCAAATAACAGCAAAGGGgatagtagcagtagcagcagcatcaGTGTCGATAAAGGCGAGAAATTCATGCCCGGATGGGCTGCGTCTAGGAGAGTTCTGGAGGCCATGTTGCGTTTCTGGCCTTTGGCG AAGCGCGACCTCCAGTGGACATCCCTGCTGGACTACTGGGCAGGGGACACCCCTTGCTTGCCTCCTCCGAGGTCCTACGTCAGACATGCAGCGGCGGGGATCCTCACGCTGGGGGCCGACCTCTCTCCAGTCTTCCCGGAGGAGGCCTCTCGGTCGGAGCACATGCTCAGGCCCTTCGTGATTCGGACTATGAAGTAG